Proteins co-encoded in one Enterobacter sp. R4-368 genomic window:
- the leuO gene encoding transcriptional regulator LeuO, with product MTTDCKIPGEDVYNQHVNEEGKPQLRSVDLNLLTVFDAVMQEQNITRAAHVLGMSQPAVSNAVARLKVMFNDELFVRYGRGIQPTARSYQLFGSIRQALQLVQNELPGSGFDPLSSERVFNLCVCSPLDNLLTSAIYNRVEKIAPGINLVFKSDLNHSTEHQLRYQEIEFVIGYEEFRRPEFSCIPLFNDEMVLVVSHQHPRLNALTTENAIFREQHAVVSLDRYASFSQPWYDSVDKCSCIAYQGMALTSVLSVVSQTHLVAIAPRWLVKTFAEGLDLAMLPLPLDLKSRTCYLSWHEAAGRDKGHQWMEELLVSVCSH from the coding sequence ATGACGACGGATTGCAAAATACCTGGTGAAGATGTTTATAATCAGCATGTTAATGAAGAGGGGAAACCGCAGTTACGTTCTGTCGATCTCAATTTATTGACTGTTTTTGATGCAGTAATGCAGGAACAAAATATCACCCGCGCGGCACATGTTCTGGGAATGTCGCAACCCGCAGTAAGTAATGCTGTTGCGCGGCTTAAAGTCATGTTTAATGACGAACTTTTTGTTCGCTATGGGCGTGGGATCCAGCCAACGGCGCGCTCGTATCAACTTTTTGGTTCTATCCGCCAGGCGCTGCAATTGGTGCAAAATGAACTGCCCGGTTCCGGATTCGATCCGCTTAGTAGTGAACGTGTATTTAATCTGTGTGTTTGTAGCCCGCTGGATAATCTTTTAACGTCAGCGATTTACAATCGCGTAGAGAAAATTGCCCCCGGTATTAATTTAGTATTTAAATCCGATCTTAATCACAGCACCGAGCACCAGCTGCGTTATCAGGAAATTGAGTTTGTGATTGGCTACGAAGAGTTTCGCCGGCCTGAATTTTCATGTATCCCACTATTTAATGATGAAATGGTACTGGTCGTCAGCCATCAGCATCCCCGCCTCAATGCGCTCACCACAGAAAACGCCATCTTCAGAGAACAGCATGCGGTGGTTTCGCTGGACCGGTACGCGTCATTTAGCCAGCCATGGTATGACAGCGTAGATAAATGCAGTTGTATTGCTTATCAGGGGATGGCGCTGACCAGCGTATTAAGCGTGGTTTCGCAAACTCATCTGGTGGCGATTGCCCCGCGCTGGTTAGTGAAGACATTTGCTGAAGGGCTGGATTTAGCGATGCTGCCGCTCCCGTTAGATCTGAAGAGCCGCACATGTTACCTCTCCTGGCATGAAGCCGCAGGCAGAGATAAGGGCCATCAATGGATGGAAGAGCTTCTGGTGTCGGTGTGTAGCCATTAG
- the leuA gene encoding 2-isopropylmalate synthase — translation MSQQVVIFDTTLRDGEQALQASLSVKEKLQIALALERMGVDVMEVGFPVSSPGDFESVQTIARQVKNSRVCALARCVEKDIDVAAESLKVAEAFRIHTFIATSPMHIATKLRSTLDEVIERAIYMVKRARNYTDDVEFSCEDAGRTPIGDLARVVEAAINAGAKTINIPDTVGYTMPFEFANIISGLYERVPNIDKAIISVHTHDDLGLAVGNAIAAVHAGARQVEGAMNGIGERAGNCSLEEVIMAIKVRKDIMNVHTQINHHEIWRTSQTVSQICNMPIPANKAIVGTGAFAHSSGIHQDGVLKNRENYEIMTPESIGLNQVQLNLTSRSGRAAVKHRMEEMGYKEADYNLDNLYDAFLKLADKKGQVFDYDLEALAFINKQQEEPEHFRLDYFSVQSGSNDIATASVKLACGEEIKAEAANGNGPVDAVYQAINRVTAYDIELVKYDLSAKGQGKDALGQVDIVVNYNGRRFHGVGLATDIVESSAKAMVHVLNNIWRAAEVEKELQRQAQNKENNKETV, via the coding sequence ATGAGCCAGCAAGTCGTTATTTTCGATACCACATTACGTGATGGTGAACAGGCGTTACAGGCGAGCCTGAGCGTGAAAGAGAAGCTGCAAATCGCCCTGGCGCTGGAGCGTATGGGCGTTGATGTAATGGAAGTGGGTTTTCCGGTCTCTTCCCCGGGCGATTTTGAATCCGTACAAACCATTGCGCGCCAGGTAAAAAACAGCCGCGTTTGCGCCCTCGCCCGCTGCGTCGAAAAAGATATTGATGTTGCAGCAGAGTCGTTAAAAGTTGCCGAAGCGTTCCGTATCCACACATTCATTGCCACCTCGCCAATGCATATCGCAACCAAGCTGCGCAGCACGCTGGATGAAGTGATTGAACGCGCCATTTACATGGTTAAACGCGCTCGCAACTATACCGACGACGTGGAGTTCTCGTGTGAAGATGCAGGTCGCACCCCGATTGGCGATCTGGCGCGCGTCGTTGAAGCCGCCATCAATGCCGGTGCGAAAACCATCAACATTCCGGACACCGTGGGTTACACCATGCCGTTCGAGTTCGCCAATATCATCTCCGGTCTGTACGAACGCGTACCAAATATCGATAAAGCCATTATCTCTGTTCACACTCACGACGATTTAGGCTTGGCCGTGGGCAACGCCATCGCCGCAGTACACGCCGGCGCACGCCAGGTAGAAGGCGCAATGAACGGTATCGGCGAACGCGCCGGTAACTGCTCGCTGGAAGAGGTGATCATGGCAATCAAAGTGCGCAAAGACATCATGAACGTGCACACCCAAATCAATCACCATGAAATCTGGCGCACCAGCCAGACCGTCAGCCAGATTTGCAATATGCCGATTCCGGCGAATAAAGCCATTGTTGGCACCGGCGCATTTGCCCACTCCTCCGGTATTCACCAGGACGGCGTGCTGAAAAACCGCGAAAACTACGAAATCATGACCCCGGAATCCATCGGTCTGAATCAGGTTCAGTTGAACCTGACCTCCCGTTCCGGGCGCGCTGCGGTGAAACACCGCATGGAAGAGATGGGCTACAAAGAAGCCGATTACAACCTGGATAATCTGTACGACGCTTTCCTGAAGCTGGCGGATAAAAAAGGCCAGGTCTTTGATTACGATCTGGAAGCGCTGGCATTCATTAATAAACAGCAGGAAGAGCCAGAACATTTCCGCCTGGATTACTTCAGCGTGCAGTCCGGCTCCAACGATATCGCCACCGCGTCTGTGAAGCTGGCGTGTGGCGAAGAGATCAAAGCCGAAGCCGCCAACGGCAACGGCCCGGTCGATGCGGTCTACCAGGCCATTAACCGTGTGACGGCCTATGACATCGAACTGGTGAAATACGATTTGAGCGCCAAAGGCCAGGGCAAAGACGCGCTGGGTCAGGTTGATATCGTGGTGAACTACAACGGTCGCCGCTTCCACGGCGTCGGTCTGGCGACCGATATTGTGGAATCCTCCGCCAAAGCCATGGTGCATGTACTGAACAACATCTGGCGCGCCGCCGAAGTCGAAAAAGAGTTGCAACGCCAGGCTCAGAACAAAGAAAACAACAAGGAAACCGTGTGA
- the leuC gene encoding 3-isopropylmalate dehydratase large subunit, whose protein sequence is MAKSLYEKLFDAHVVYEAPNETPLLYIDRHLVHEVTSPQAFDGLRAHHRPVRQPGKTFATMDHNVSTQTKDINASGEMARIQMQELIKNCNEFGVELYDLNHPYQGIVHVMGPEQGITLPGMTIVCGDSHTATHGAFGALAFGIGTSEVEHVLATQTLKQGRAKTMKIEVKGTAAPGITAKDIVLAIIGKTGSAGGTGHVVEFCGDAIRALSMEGRMTLCNMAIEMGAKAGLVAPDETTFNYVKGRLHAPKGKDFDDAVAYWKTLHTDEGAVFDTVVTLQAEEIAPQVTWGTNPGQVISVTDIIPDPASFADPVERASAEKALAYMGLKPGVPLTEVAIDKVFIGSCTNSRIEDLRAAAEIAKGRKVAPGVQALVVPGSGPVKAQAEAEGLDKIFIEAGFEWRLPGCSMCLAMNNDRLNPGERCASTSNRNFEGRQGRGGRTHLVSPAMAAAAAVTGHFADIRSL, encoded by the coding sequence ATGGCTAAAAGTTTGTACGAAAAGTTATTTGACGCCCATGTGGTCTATGAAGCGCCAAACGAAACCCCACTGTTGTATATCGACCGCCATCTGGTGCATGAAGTGACATCACCGCAGGCGTTCGATGGGCTGCGCGCGCACCACCGTCCGGTGCGCCAGCCGGGTAAAACCTTCGCGACGATGGATCACAACGTCTCGACACAAACTAAAGACATCAACGCTTCCGGCGAGATGGCGCGCATTCAGATGCAGGAGTTGATCAAAAACTGCAACGAATTCGGCGTTGAACTGTATGACCTGAACCACCCGTATCAGGGCATCGTCCACGTAATGGGGCCGGAACAGGGCATCACCCTGCCGGGCATGACCATCGTTTGTGGCGATTCCCACACCGCCACCCACGGCGCATTTGGCGCGCTGGCTTTCGGTATCGGTACATCGGAAGTGGAACACGTTCTGGCGACGCAAACCCTGAAGCAGGGTCGCGCCAAAACCATGAAAATTGAAGTCAAAGGCACGGCCGCACCGGGGATCACCGCGAAAGATATCGTGCTGGCGATCATTGGTAAAACCGGCAGCGCCGGCGGCACCGGGCACGTGGTTGAGTTCTGCGGTGACGCTATCCGTGCGCTGAGCATGGAAGGCCGTATGACGCTGTGCAATATGGCGATTGAGATGGGCGCAAAAGCCGGCCTGGTCGCCCCGGATGAAACCACCTTTAACTACGTGAAAGGTCGTTTGCATGCGCCGAAGGGCAAAGACTTCGATGATGCAGTGGCCTACTGGAAAACCCTGCATACCGACGAAGGTGCGGTTTTCGACACCGTAGTTACGTTGCAGGCCGAAGAGATCGCCCCGCAGGTAACCTGGGGCACCAATCCGGGTCAGGTTATTTCAGTGACCGATATCATTCCCGATCCGGCCTCGTTCGCCGATCCGGTTGAGCGCGCTTCAGCAGAAAAAGCACTGGCCTACATGGGGCTGAAACCTGGTGTACCGTTAACGGAAGTGGCTATCGATAAAGTCTTTATCGGCTCCTGCACCAACTCGCGCATTGAAGATCTGCGCGCAGCGGCGGAAATCGCCAAAGGGCGCAAAGTCGCGCCGGGCGTACAGGCGCTGGTTGTGCCTGGCTCCGGTCCGGTGAAAGCACAGGCGGAAGCCGAAGGTCTGGACAAAATCTTTATTGAAGCCGGTTTTGAATGGCGCTTGCCGGGCTGCTCCATGTGCCTGGCCATGAATAACGATCGCCTGAATCCGGGTGAACGTTGCGCATCGACCAGTAACCGTAATTTTGAAGGCCGCCAGGGCCGCGGCGGGCGCACGCATCTGGTTAGCCCGGCGATGGCCGCCGCCGCCGCCGTGACCGGTCATTTCGCTGATATTCGCAGCTTGTAA
- the cra gene encoding catabolite repressor/activator, producing the protein MKLDEIARLAGVSRTTASYVINGKAKQYRVSDKTVEKVMAVVREHNYHPNAVAAGLRAGRTRSIGLVIPDLENTSYTRIANYLERQARQRGYQLLIACSEDQPDNEMRCIEHLLQRQVDAIIVSTSLPPEHPFYQRWANDSFPIVALDRALDREHFTSVVGADQDDSEMLAEELRKFPAERVLYLGALPELSVSFLREQGFRSAWKDDPREVQYLYANSYEREAAAQLFEKWLETNPMPQAMFITSFALLQGVLDVTLRRDGKLPSDLAIATFGDHELLDFLQCPVLAVAQRHRDVAERVLEIVLASLDEPRKPKAGLSRIRRNLYRRGILSRV; encoded by the coding sequence GTGAAACTGGATGAAATCGCCCGGCTAGCCGGCGTCTCACGAACCACGGCCAGCTACGTCATTAATGGTAAGGCGAAGCAGTATCGTGTCAGCGACAAAACCGTCGAGAAAGTGATGGCGGTTGTTCGTGAGCATAACTACCACCCGAACGCGGTGGCGGCTGGGCTGCGAGCAGGACGAACTCGCTCGATTGGGTTGGTTATCCCCGATCTTGAAAACACGAGCTACACGCGTATTGCCAACTATCTGGAGCGCCAGGCGCGTCAGCGCGGCTATCAGCTTTTGATTGCCTGCTCTGAAGATCAGCCTGACAACGAAATGCGTTGTATTGAACATTTGCTGCAACGGCAAGTGGACGCGATCATTGTATCCACTTCTCTGCCGCCGGAGCATCCGTTCTATCAACGGTGGGCGAATGACTCCTTCCCGATCGTCGCACTCGATCGTGCGCTGGATCGTGAACACTTCACCAGTGTCGTCGGTGCCGATCAGGATGATTCGGAAATGTTGGCGGAAGAGCTGCGTAAATTCCCGGCGGAGCGTGTGCTTTACCTTGGCGCTTTGCCGGAGTTATCGGTGAGCTTCCTGCGTGAGCAGGGCTTTCGCAGCGCGTGGAAAGACGATCCGCGCGAGGTTCAGTATCTCTACGCCAACAGTTATGAGCGGGAAGCCGCTGCGCAACTGTTTGAGAAATGGCTGGAAACCAACCCGATGCCGCAAGCAATGTTTATCACCTCGTTTGCCTTATTGCAGGGGGTGCTGGATGTGACGTTGCGTCGCGACGGCAAGTTGCCATCTGATTTGGCGATTGCCACCTTCGGCGATCATGAGTTGCTGGATTTCCTGCAATGCCCGGTGCTCGCGGTGGCGCAGCGTCATCGCGATGTGGCCGAACGCGTGCTGGAGATCGTGCTGGCAAGCCTTGATGAGCCACGCAAACCGAAAGCGGGGCTTAGCCGTATTCGCCGTAATCTTTACCGTCGCGGCATACTTAGCCGGGTATAG
- the ilvN gene encoding acetolactate synthase small subunit yields MRRILSVLLENESGALSRVIGLFSQRGYNIESLTVAPTDDPTLSRMTIQTVGDQKVLEQIEKQLHKLVDVLRVNELGQGAYVEREIMLVKIQASGYGREEVKRNAEIFRGQIIDVTPSIYTVQLAGTSDKLDAFLATIRDVAKIVEVARSGVVGLSRGDKIMR; encoded by the coding sequence ATGCGCCGGATATTGTCTGTATTACTGGAAAATGAATCGGGCGCGTTATCGCGCGTGATTGGTTTGTTCTCTCAGCGGGGTTACAACATTGAAAGCCTGACTGTTGCGCCAACCGATGATCCGACGTTATCAAGAATGACGATCCAGACCGTTGGCGATCAGAAAGTGCTCGAACAGATCGAAAAGCAACTGCACAAACTGGTTGATGTTCTGCGTGTCAATGAATTGGGGCAGGGGGCGTACGTTGAGCGCGAGATCATGCTGGTGAAAATTCAGGCCAGCGGCTACGGGCGCGAAGAGGTGAAACGCAACGCGGAAATTTTCCGTGGGCAGATCATTGACGTTACCCCTTCTATTTATACGGTTCAGCTTGCCGGAACCAGCGACAAACTGGATGCGTTTCTGGCGACGATCCGCGATGTCGCAAAAATCGTTGAAGTCGCGCGGTCTGGCGTGGTGGGGTTGTCGCGCGGCGACAAAATCATGCGTTGA
- the leuL gene encoding leu operon leader peptide, producing MIRNVGFAGLLLLNASLVRGRPVGDILS from the coding sequence ATGATTCGCAACGTCGGTTTCGCTGGTCTACTACTACTAAACGCATCTCTCGTGCGCGGTAGACCGGTGGGCGACATTCTGAGTTGA
- the ilvI gene encoding acetolactate synthase 3 large subunit, protein MEMLSGAEMVVRSLIDQGVKKVFGYPGGAVLDIYDALHTVGGIEHVLVRHEQAAVHMADGLARATGEVGVVLVTSGPGATNAITGIATAYMDSIPLVVLSGQVATSLIGYDAFQECDMVGISRPVVKHSFLVKQTEDIPGVLKKAFWLAASGRPGPVVVDLPKDIMNPANKLPYVWPESVSMRSYNPTTQGHKGQIKRALQTLAAAKKPVVYVGGGAINSACEVQLRQLAEKLNLPVVSSLMGLGAFPASHRQALGMLGMHGTYEANMTMHHSDVIFAVGVRFDDRTTNNLAKYCPDATVLHIDIDPTSISKTVQADIPIVGDARLVLEQMLELLDQEAYPQPLDEIRDWWLRIDQWRARQCLKYDTQSESIKPQAVIEAAWRLTKGEAYVTSDVGQHQMFAALYYRFDKPRRWINSGGLGTMGFGLPAALGVKMALPDETVICVTGDGSIQMNIQELSTALQYELPVLVLNLNNRYLGMVKQWQDMIYSGRHSQSYMESLPDFARLAEAYGHVGIRITRPDELEAKLAEALEQVKNNRLVFVDVTVDGSEHVYPMQIRGGGMDEMWLSKTERT, encoded by the coding sequence ATGGAGATGTTGTCTGGAGCCGAGATGGTCGTCCGATCGCTTATCGATCAAGGCGTAAAGAAAGTATTCGGCTATCCCGGAGGCGCGGTTCTTGATATCTACGATGCCCTGCATACCGTCGGCGGTATTGAACACGTGCTGGTTCGCCACGAACAGGCGGCGGTACATATGGCCGATGGCCTGGCGCGGGCGACGGGTGAAGTGGGCGTGGTCCTGGTAACTTCCGGCCCCGGCGCGACCAACGCCATTACCGGCATCGCTACGGCATATATGGATTCTATTCCGCTGGTGGTGCTCTCCGGTCAGGTTGCAACGTCGCTGATTGGCTATGATGCTTTCCAGGAGTGCGACATGGTGGGGATCTCCCGCCCGGTGGTAAAACACAGTTTTTTAGTCAAGCAAACGGAAGATATTCCCGGTGTATTAAAGAAAGCTTTCTGGCTTGCCGCCAGCGGTCGCCCTGGACCGGTAGTGGTGGATTTGCCGAAAGACATTATGAACCCGGCCAATAAGCTGCCTTACGTCTGGCCGGAATCCGTCAGCATGCGTTCCTATAACCCGACAACGCAGGGACATAAAGGCCAGATTAAGCGCGCTTTACAAACGCTGGCGGCGGCGAAAAAGCCGGTAGTCTATGTTGGCGGTGGCGCGATCAATTCAGCCTGTGAAGTACAACTACGCCAGCTTGCTGAAAAACTGAATTTACCGGTTGTCTCTTCATTGATGGGGCTGGGGGCATTTCCTGCTTCCCACCGACAGGCGCTCGGCATGCTGGGCATGCACGGGACTTACGAAGCCAATATGACGATGCACCATTCGGATGTCATCTTTGCCGTTGGCGTGCGTTTTGACGATCGCACCACCAACAATCTGGCGAAATATTGCCCGGATGCGACGGTGCTGCATATCGATATCGATCCGACGTCTATTTCCAAAACCGTGCAGGCAGATATTCCGATTGTTGGTGATGCGCGGCTGGTGCTGGAACAGATGCTGGAATTGCTGGATCAGGAAGCGTATCCGCAGCCGTTAGATGAGATTCGCGACTGGTGGCTGCGCATCGATCAATGGCGCGCCCGCCAGTGCCTGAAATACGATACCCAAAGTGAGAGCATTAAACCGCAGGCGGTGATCGAAGCGGCCTGGCGCCTGACGAAAGGTGAGGCTTACGTGACATCAGATGTCGGCCAACACCAGATGTTCGCCGCGCTTTACTACCGCTTTGATAAGCCGCGCCGCTGGATCAACTCTGGCGGGCTGGGCACGATGGGATTCGGTTTGCCTGCGGCGCTCGGCGTGAAGATGGCGTTGCCGGATGAGACGGTGATTTGCGTGACCGGCGATGGCAGTATCCAGATGAACATTCAGGAGCTTTCTACCGCTTTACAGTACGAATTGCCGGTGCTGGTGCTCAATCTGAACAACCGTTACCTGGGCATGGTGAAGCAGTGGCAGGACATGATTTATTCTGGTCGCCATTCGCAATCGTATATGGAATCACTACCTGATTTCGCCCGCCTGGCGGAAGCCTATGGCCATGTTGGGATCCGCATTACGCGCCCGGATGAGCTGGAAGCGAAACTCGCTGAAGCACTGGAACAGGTGAAGAATAATCGCCTGGTGTTTGTTGATGTTACCGTTGACGGTAGTGAACACGTTTATCCGATGCAGATCCGCGGTGGCGGTATGGATGAGATGTGGTTAAGCAAAACGGAGAGAACCTGA
- the mraZ gene encoding division/cell wall cluster transcriptional repressor MraZ, whose amino-acid sequence MFRGATLVNLDSKGRLSVPTRYRDLLQENASGQMVCTIDIRHSCLLLYPLPEWEIIEQKLSRLSSMNPLERRVQRLLLGHASECQMDSAGRILIAPVLRQHAGLTKEVMLVGQFNKFELWDETTWYQQVKEDIDAEQSGSEALSDRLQDLSL is encoded by the coding sequence ATGTTCCGTGGAGCGACGTTAGTCAATCTCGACAGCAAAGGGCGGTTATCCGTTCCCACCCGATATCGGGATTTGCTGCAGGAGAATGCCTCCGGTCAAATGGTTTGCACCATTGACATCCGTCACTCATGCCTGCTGCTTTACCCTTTGCCCGAATGGGAAATTATCGAGCAAAAACTGTCGCGTCTGTCGAGCATGAACCCGCTCGAACGGCGCGTACAACGTTTGTTGCTGGGGCATGCCAGCGAGTGCCAGATGGATAGCGCCGGGCGCATTTTGATTGCGCCTGTTTTACGGCAACACGCCGGATTAACGAAAGAAGTGATGCTGGTCGGGCAGTTCAATAAATTTGAGCTGTGGGACGAAACGACCTGGTATCAACAGGTCAAGGAAGATATCGACGCTGAGCAATCGGGTTCCGAAGCGCTTTCGGATCGGTTGCAGGATTTGTCTCTGTAA
- the leuD gene encoding 3-isopropylmalate dehydratase small subunit translates to MAEKFTQHTGLVVPLDAANVDTDAIIPKQFLQKVTRTGFGAHLFNDWRFLDDKGQQPNPEFVLNFPQYKGASILLARENFGCGSSREHAPWALTDYGFKVVIAPSFADIFYGNSFNNQLLPVTLSDQEVDELFTLVQNNPGISFEVDLQAQVVNAGGKSYSFSIDAFRRHCMLNGLDSIGLTLQHDDAIAAYENKQPAFMR, encoded by the coding sequence ATGGCAGAGAAATTTACCCAACATACCGGCCTGGTCGTTCCGCTGGATGCCGCGAATGTGGATACCGACGCCATTATCCCGAAGCAGTTTTTGCAGAAGGTCACGCGCACCGGTTTTGGTGCCCATCTGTTTAACGACTGGCGTTTTCTGGATGACAAAGGCCAACAGCCGAACCCGGAGTTCGTGCTGAATTTCCCACAATACAAAGGCGCATCGATTTTGCTGGCGCGGGAAAACTTTGGCTGCGGTTCGTCACGTGAACACGCGCCGTGGGCGTTGACCGATTACGGTTTCAAAGTGGTGATTGCGCCAAGTTTCGCCGACATCTTTTACGGCAACAGCTTTAACAACCAGCTGCTGCCGGTAACGTTGAGCGATCAAGAAGTGGATGAGCTCTTTACGCTGGTGCAGAACAACCCGGGCATTAGCTTTGAGGTGGATCTGCAAGCGCAAGTGGTGAATGCGGGCGGAAAGTCGTACAGCTTCTCGATTGACGCCTTCCGCCGCCACTGCATGCTGAACGGTCTGGACAGCATCGGTCTGACGTTACAGCACGACGATGCCATCGCCGCTTACGAAAACAAACAGCCCGCTTTTATGCGCTAG
- a CDS encoding sugar efflux transporter, producing the protein MLWLMTMGRRLNGVYVAFMIVAFMMGVAGALQAPTLSLFLSREVGAEPFWVGLFYTVNAIAGIVVSLGLAKRSDNQGDRRKLILFCCLMAVGNALLFAFNRHYLTLITCGVLLASLANTAMPQLFALAREYADSSAREVVMFSSVMRAQLSLAWVIGPPLAFMLALNYGFTAMFSIAAGIFVISLVLVAFWLPSVARVEQPADVAVTQVSGWSDKNVRMLFIASTLMWTCNTMYIIDMPLWISLELGLPDKLAGILMGTAAGLEIPAMILAGFFVKRIGKRRMMLTAVAAGVLFYIGLIFFHSQTALLSLQLFNAVFIGIIAGIGMLWFQDLMPGRAGSATTLFTNSISTGVILAGVIQGALAQSFGHGAVYIGIAVISVLTLWLTSRVKDV; encoded by the coding sequence ATGCTCTGGTTAATGACGATGGGACGCCGCCTTAATGGCGTTTACGTCGCTTTTATGATCGTCGCCTTTATGATGGGAGTTGCCGGAGCGCTACAGGCACCGACGCTCAGCTTGTTCCTGAGCCGGGAAGTGGGCGCTGAGCCGTTCTGGGTTGGGCTGTTTTATACCGTCAACGCCATAGCCGGGATTGTGGTCAGCCTTGGGCTGGCAAAACGATCCGACAACCAGGGCGACAGGCGCAAACTGATCCTCTTTTGTTGCCTGATGGCGGTGGGCAATGCGCTGTTATTCGCCTTTAACCGCCACTATCTGACGCTTATCACCTGCGGTGTGCTGCTGGCCTCGCTGGCAAATACCGCCATGCCGCAGCTTTTCGCGCTGGCGCGTGAGTATGCGGACAGTTCTGCACGTGAAGTGGTGATGTTCAGTTCTGTCATGCGCGCACAACTCTCGCTGGCGTGGGTGATTGGCCCGCCGCTGGCGTTTATGCTGGCGCTTAATTACGGCTTTACCGCCATGTTTTCCATTGCCGCCGGGATTTTCGTTATCAGCCTGGTGCTGGTGGCGTTCTGGCTGCCTTCGGTGGCGCGTGTTGAACAGCCCGCCGACGTGGCGGTGACGCAGGTCAGCGGCTGGAGCGATAAAAATGTACGCATGCTGTTTATTGCCTCCACGCTGATGTGGACCTGCAACACCATGTACATCATTGATATGCCGCTGTGGATTAGCCTGGAATTAGGGCTACCCGACAAACTGGCCGGGATTTTAATGGGTACGGCGGCAGGGCTGGAGATCCCAGCGATGATCCTGGCGGGCTTTTTTGTCAAACGCATCGGTAAACGGCGCATGATGCTCACCGCGGTTGCGGCGGGTGTGTTGTTCTACATTGGCCTGATTTTTTTCCACAGCCAGACGGCGTTACTTTCCCTGCAACTGTTTAATGCGGTGTTTATCGGGATTATCGCCGGGATTGGCATGTTGTGGTTTCAGGATCTGATGCCTGGGCGGGCAGGTTCGGCGACCACGCTGTTTACCAACAGTATTTCGACCGGCGTGATCCTGGCCGGGGTGATCCAGGGCGCGCTGGCGCAAAGCTTTGGTCACGGCGCGGTTTATATCGGCATTGCGGTGATTTCAGTGCTGACGCTGTGGCTGACCAGCCGCGTTAAAGACGTATAA
- the leuB gene encoding 3-isopropylmalate dehydrogenase translates to MSKNYHIAVLPGDGIGPEVMAQALKVLEAVRNRFGMRISTSHYDVGGIAIDRHGNPLPQATVEGCEQADAILFGSVGGPKWENLPPAQQPERGALLPLRKHFKLFSNLRPAKLYQGLEAFCPLREDIAANGFDILCVRELTGGIYFGQPKGREGSGQHEKAFDTEIYHRFEIERIARIAFESARKRRKKVHSIDKANVLQTSLLWREIVNEIAGEYPDVELAHMYIDNATMQLIKDPSQFDVLLCSNLFGDILSDECAMITGSMGMLPSASLNEQGFGLYEPAGGSAPDIAGKNIANPIAQILSLALLLRYSLNAGDAADAIEGAINRALEEGVRTGDLARGAAAVSTDEMGDIIARYVAEGV, encoded by the coding sequence ATGTCGAAGAATTACCATATTGCTGTGTTGCCGGGTGACGGTATCGGTCCAGAAGTAATGGCACAAGCGCTGAAAGTTCTGGAAGCCGTACGTAACCGTTTTGGTATGCGTATTTCCACCAGCCATTATGATGTCGGCGGCATTGCCATCGATCGTCACGGTAACCCGCTGCCGCAGGCCACGGTTGAAGGCTGCGAACAAGCCGATGCGATTCTGTTCGGTTCTGTCGGCGGTCCGAAATGGGAAAATCTGCCTCCGGCGCAGCAGCCGGAACGAGGCGCGTTGCTGCCGCTGCGTAAACACTTCAAACTGTTCAGTAACTTGCGCCCGGCAAAACTGTATCAGGGTCTGGAAGCATTCTGTCCGCTGCGCGAAGACATCGCCGCCAACGGTTTCGACATTCTGTGCGTGCGCGAACTGACCGGCGGCATCTACTTCGGTCAACCGAAAGGCCGCGAAGGTAGCGGCCAGCATGAAAAAGCATTTGATACCGAGATCTATCACCGTTTTGAAATCGAGCGCATTGCGCGTATCGCGTTTGAATCAGCGCGCAAACGCCGCAAAAAAGTCCACTCGATTGATAAAGCCAACGTGCTGCAAACCTCGCTGCTGTGGCGCGAAATCGTCAACGAAATCGCGGGCGAATACCCGGACGTTGAACTGGCGCATATGTATATCGACAACGCCACCATGCAGTTGATTAAAGATCCGTCCCAGTTTGACGTGCTGCTGTGTTCCAACCTGTTCGGCGACATTCTTTCCGACGAATGCGCCATGATCACCGGTTCGATGGGCATGCTGCCTTCCGCCAGCCTGAACGAACAAGGTTTTGGTCTGTATGAACCGGCAGGCGGCTCCGCGCCGGATATCGCCGGGAAAAATATCGCCAACCCGATTGCGCAGATCCTGTCGCTGGCGCTGCTGCTGCGTTACAGCCTGAATGCAGGCGACGCGGCTGACGCCATCGAAGGCGCTATCAATCGTGCATTAGAAGAAGGCGTGCGCACCGGCGACTTAGCCCGTGGCGCCGCCGCTGTCAGTACCGATGAGATGGGCGACATCATCGCTCGTTATGTCGCTGAAGGGGTGTAA